One Thermoplasmata archaeon genomic window, GATAATGGAGGAATGGTTGTAGAGCTTTACAAAGATATAAAAGAACCACCATTGATAGAAGACAAAGAAGGTCATTTTGTATCTTGCTGGCTCTATGAAAAAGGAAAAAATTAAAAACTTTTTTTATTTTATACATCAAATAATTTTTTAAGCAATTTTTGATACCCTCTATATTCAAAATACGTTGTAACGATTGCAATAGTGAGCATAAGTAAACCAACCCACAATACCGGATAATAATAATATATTTGAAAGAGTACAAAGATATCTACAGATAACCATAAAACCCAGTAAAAACCCCTTATAAGCTCTCTTGCGAAATACATTATTTTTGACATTAAAATACTATAGGATGAATGATATTTAAAATTTTTTCTGAAATGTGGCTTTGAGAGAGATTCTTGGATACCGAGTGATAATTAAGCAAGTTCAATACTTTTTATCCTGCCTCTTTTGAATGTCCTCTCTGCATTCCTCAGATAGCAGAATGCAGTGATGTATTTTCTGAGATCAGATTATATTTTATTCATATTTCTCACTCAGGCGTTTTTTTAAAATCGTCTTTAAGATCTTGATCTCCTTTTACGATCATAGGTCTGGGCCTTCTTAACCTAAATCCAAGTTTGTGAAATATGTTTTGGCACTGTCTTACCTCAAGATCTATGTTATATTTGTCCAGCAAATATCTTTTTAGAAGAATGCCATCCCACATGTCCTGAAAATAATCAAATTCATGAGGATCCTTTCTTAAATCTCTATTAATATCATTGA contains:
- a CDS encoding winged helix-turn-helix domain-containing protein, producing the protein MWDGILLKRYLLDKYNIDLEVRQCQNIFHKLGFRLRRPRPMIVKGDQDLKDDFKKTPE